The Paenibacillus tianjinensis genome has a window encoding:
- the rpsR gene encoding 30S ribosomal protein S18, translating into MAFKQREGGDNDKRPARRGGRNKRKKVCYFTVNKITHIDYKDTELLKKFISERGKILPRRVTGTSAKYQRALTIAVKRSRQIALLPYTTE; encoded by the coding sequence ATGGCTTTCAAACAAAGAGAAGGCGGAGACAACGACAAAAGACCGGCACGTCGTGGTGGACGCAACAAGCGCAAAAAAGTGTGCTACTTCACTGTGAACAAGATTACTCACATTGATTATAAAGACACTGAGCTTCTTAAGAAGTTCATCAGCGAACGCGGAAAGATTTTGCCGCGTCGTGTAACTGGTACAAGTGCAAAATACCAACGCGCTCTGACCATTGCTGTAAAACGCTCGCGTCAAATCGCGCTGCTGCCTTACACAACGGAATAG